A region of the Variovorax sp. 54 genome:
GTTCACCACGTCGGCCGGCGAGAGGCCGCGCGCCTGCAGCGCCTGGGTGTCGAGGTCGACCGAAATCAGCCGGTTCTTGCCGCCGTAAGGAAACGGAATGGCTGCGCCCGGCACCGTGATGAGCTGCGGGCGCAGCTGGTTGACGGTGGCGTCGAACAGCGAGTTTTCAGAGCGCGTGGGGCTCGAAAGCGCCAGCTGGATCACCGGCACGCTGGAGGCCGAATACTTGATGACCAGCGGCGGCGTGATGCCCGGCGGCAGCTGCCGCACCTGCGCCTGCATCGAGGCCACCACCTGCGAAATGGCCATCTCGATGTTGGCCGTGGGCTGGAAGAACACCTTGATGATCGCCACGCCCGCCAGCGACTGCGACTCGATGTGCTCGATGTCGCTCACCGTGGTGGTCAGCCCGCGCTCCACCTGGCCCGAGATGCGTTGGCCCATTTCCTGGGCCGGCAGGCCGCTGTAGTTCCAGATGACGCTGACCACCGGAATGTTGATTTCCGGAAAGATGTCGGTCGCCATGCGCGCCAGCACAAAGGGCGTGGCCAGCACGATCAGCATCGCCATGACGATGAAGGTGTACGGACGACGCAACGCAAGCTGGACCATGGCGCGGGCTCTCTGCTTCCGACGAAAAAAGGTTTTGCATCATAAGGAAGTAGATTTAAGTTTGCGCGCGCCGGTGAATGGGGTGTGGTGCTTTACCAAAAGGCCGCATCGGGCCGGGATTCGGCGGGGGTGCTGTCGGTCGATGCGACGGCGCCGCTGGGGCAACTGGTCGCGCAGGTGAGGGCGTGGCTGCCAGTCGGCTAGGCCTTGCCTGACCGCAGCGCCTCGAGCACCATGGACACGCGGTTCATCGTGTCGGCCACCGTTTCCAGTTCGTCCTCGGTGGCTGGCGCGGCCATGGCGGTGACGAGTTCGGCCTGCACCGCCAGGCACTTCTGCGCCATGGCCGTGCCGTCCTCGGTGAGCGTCAGGCGCCGCACGCGCGCATCGGCCCCGTCGCTGTCGCGCCGCACCCAGCCCTTGCCCTCCATCTGCTTGAGCAGCATGCTCACGCCGCTCTTGGCGACGAAGCAGCGTGCCGCGAGCATCTGCTGCGTGATGCCCGGCGTGGTCGCAATGGTGGCCAGTACCTCGTGCTCGCCCACGCGCAGCCCGATGGCGGCGAGCCGCGCACCCATCACCGCATCGCAGAGGTTGTAGGCCCGCACCACCGCCAGCCATGCGAGCGTGCCGTGCGGCGAGGAGGGGGCTCGGTCGGATTTGCGGGGCTTGGGGGTCTTTGCGGTGGGCATTGGATATGGTTCAGTGTTGAACTATACTGTTCATGATTGAACCAATTCTAGTGCCGCCATGAACCTCTACCTCCGTCTGCTGATGACCCTGTTGCGTGCCTGGCGCGCACCGCGCCTGGCACCCGGCAATGCGCTGGAGCGGCAACTGCGCGTGCTGCCCAATGACCTGGACATCAACGGCCACATGAACAATGGCCGCTACCTGACGATCATCGATCTGATGCTGGTCGAATACTTCGTGCGCACCGGTTTCGCCGCGACCATGCTGCGCCAGGGCTGGCGGCCGATGTCGGGCGGCTCGCTCATCAGCTACCGGCGCGGCCTGAACCCTTTCGACACGTACACGCTGCGCTTCCGGCTCGACGCCACCGACCAACACTGGAACTACATGCGCTTCGAGTTCGTCAAGGGCGACAAGGTCTGCGCCGCCGGCTACATGAAGGGCGCGGCCGTGGGGCGCGGCGGACTGGTGACCAATCTCGAGTCCTATGCCGCGATGGGGCTCGTGCCGCCAGCGCATGAACTGCCGCCGCCGGTGCGCGACTGGATCGCGGCCGAGCAGGGCGTGATGAGCGCTGCC
Encoded here:
- a CDS encoding MarR family winged helix-turn-helix transcriptional regulator, translating into MPTAKTPKPRKSDRAPSSPHGTLAWLAVVRAYNLCDAVMGARLAAIGLRVGEHEVLATIATTPGITQQMLAARCFVAKSGVSMLLKQMEGKGWVRRDSDGADARVRRLTLTEDGTAMAQKCLAVQAELVTAMAAPATEDELETVADTMNRVSMVLEALRSGKA
- a CDS encoding thioesterase family protein — translated: MNLYLRLLMTLLRAWRAPRLAPGNALERQLRVLPNDLDINGHMNNGRYLTIIDLMLVEYFVRTGFAATMLRQGWRPMSGGSLISYRRGLNPFDTYTLRFRLDATDQHWNYMRFEFVKGDKVCAAGYMKGAAVGRGGLVTNLESYAAMGLVPPAHELPPPVRDWIAAEQGVMSAAW